The Geobacter metallireducens GS-15 region CTTCCAACGGGGGACAGTGACCGTGCGGTGGTGGCCATGTGCCGGTGTTCCTCCCGATCTGGCTCCAGAAAAGTCGGGGGCCATGGACGACGTACGGTGGTGGCGGCTACTGGATCAATCCAGGTGAGGGAAACAAGAACTTCTGGCAGTTGAGCTGGCTGGGGCAGCGCGAAATAACCAAGAGCCTCACCCTGGGAGCGGAGATCTTCTATTTCGGCAAGGACACGGACGATGGGCGTGACCGGACCGGCTACAACATCGGCTGGATTTTCAATCTGAGCGAAGATCACCACATCCTTTTCTCTGCCGGCAGTGACATCGCGGGCAACAACCGATTCTCGGCCTATCTTGGCTACCAATATACCTTCGGGCCTCGCGAGGCCGAGAAAAAATGATGTACGACACCATCCGGGGAGTGGCAAGACATTCTGGTCGGCTTCGTCACATCCTTCATCTTTGCCGTGATCGGGATAATGGCACTCCTGAAATTCATCACGAGCCATACCTTCATACCGTTCGGCGTCTACCGGATCGTTGTGGGGGTGTTATTTCTGCTCTTCATTTCCTGACGCGGCGCATTGTGAGGATCATCCACACTACTCGAGGCAGAAGTGGCCAAGGGAGAGGTTAAGCCGTCCGGCATCGCCAAGAAGGAGCCTGCTGTCTGAGATCAAGCCCGCGAAGTAACCCCCGCAGCCCTGTCCGGGCTAACGGCTTCCCGGACATCATTTCATTTGTGTACGCCCGGCATGGGCGTGTCTAATGGGGTGCAAGTTCCCTGTCAGTGTCGTTTCAACCATCGCTTCGGTCTTGCCGGGATGTTGCCCCGCATGATCCACGCGGCTGCTCGCACTGGCAAAAGGCCTGATCGCTGGCTACGCTTAGCAGAAGATTGGTGCTAATCAGAAAAAGCTATGACATTGCTGACTCTTCAGCGGTAAGGGGAAGGGGGCTGACGCCCCCATCCCGAGACAAACGCTAGGAAATGCAGCAAGGGGCAAATC contains the following coding sequences:
- a CDS encoding undecaprenyl-diphosphate phosphatase, whose product is MLVGFVTSFIFAVIGIMALLKFITSHTFIPFGVYRIVVGVLFLLFIS